The Verrucomicrobium spinosum DSM 4136 = JCM 18804 genome includes a region encoding these proteins:
- a CDS encoding NAD(P)H-dependent oxidoreductase, with protein MKRILLVHAHPAIRRSRINKALLAAAQGVEGVTVHDLYEEYPDFHIQVAREQELLRQHDGVVFQHPFYWYSTPAILKQWADLVLQHGFAYGENGRELEGKFWIQAISTGGMAEAYCAVGYNRFSIRQLLAPLEQTATLCRMQFLPPFVVHGTFQLSEAELQQHADHYRHVLTHLCSDAFEPGKVLAHDSLNLAVPLPQTRF; from the coding sequence ATGAAACGCATCCTCCTCGTCCACGCGCATCCTGCCATTCGGAGGTCTCGCATCAACAAGGCGCTGCTGGCGGCGGCGCAGGGGGTGGAGGGCGTGACGGTGCATGATCTCTACGAAGAGTATCCGGACTTTCACATTCAGGTGGCGAGGGAGCAGGAACTGTTGCGGCAGCATGATGGCGTGGTTTTTCAGCATCCCTTCTACTGGTACTCCACGCCCGCCATCTTGAAGCAGTGGGCGGATCTGGTGTTGCAGCACGGGTTTGCCTACGGGGAGAACGGCCGGGAACTGGAGGGGAAGTTCTGGATTCAGGCCATCTCCACCGGGGGCATGGCAGAGGCTTACTGTGCGGTGGGCTACAATCGCTTCTCCATCCGCCAGCTGCTGGCACCGCTGGAACAAACGGCCACTCTCTGTCGCATGCAGTTTCTGCCCCCGTTTGTGGTTCACGGGACCTTTCAGCTCTCGGAAGCCGAGCTGCAACAGCACGCGGATCACTACCGCCACGTGCTCACCCATCTGTGCAGCGATGCTTTTGAACCTGGCAAGGTGTTGGCTCATGATTCGCTCAATCTTGCGGTCCCTCTTCCCCAGACGCGCTTCTGA
- a CDS encoding NACHT domain-containing protein, with the protein MPASNELPIPRYFSATVGSSKGRVGWTRLWSPFGTPISLENLGQLDGSQRGGFLATPDSEINPNCRSLDELSRQHRALILCGAPGAGKSVEIYAYCQRLIEDESVCLLAYGADAIDDSGALREISTGHPEWEKAQQEGRKIVLVIDGFDQIRFPSGKPLAVLSRLLGSCDLANVRLILGCRTSDWDSSLGESLLARWGQSLGEGVFEICPLQRSDVSEAAASIGIENPKEFLDAIQEMRAEVHAQWPLTLEPLLHRHANGLELSVSAKELYNDSVTRLLDSARDEQSDSLLSATTTRQIARRIAALQVFKQSQSIQLSVDLPSRDELTSSDIIGPEGEQMEWSATTGAPSELNLRQIKHVVGTGLFTAHGVKNRGFVHQAYAEFLAAEYVKGLSVTALKEILTVHVDWREAVPPQLTETAAWASVMNEEWFQWLLSHYPQILLRADGTQLSTTQKGELLQRLLARVSSYDALPFREIDRLTPSFAFPGMASRLSEVIRDASADSSARRFAIQVAERCRLLEVEPALWELLERGGDETLRRDVCRALHVLLPLRDDLDPDTQERLVRLVRKEMGPDDLDDLKGLALEHLVPKYREVSDVAEWLTPPVFDNYTSSYIRFLRDKLPNILSRSDVPVLLSRLAANRWCSSRSGHWKLAKAVVFEAMNQLHEVATRQAMIALIESCVLHSIRLPFSDSSWQEEEESPDEQWQMRVDLLHLYLNEGPGSVEDVWSVKEMLGLRHVPLRLLLDEFEAAPMTSRPHWAECIRLSIFNEEDRKSVLPRLLEVYVSNSELRDALLPCRPGLNIHETLVAYREEQSAKQKEFSRETVDSATDEITADRIRLAIGELSDGDFRHMLDVLHWVHGSDAGLFEDAVNSQRWDVLLNDEQRLVRDAARTWLAASTDPKGKDSVWRNTDDSYAACLSFGLLADELEGDSHLARHAALNWTRAFILQPRNSTPGDVKIAATLLKFNSSGVVSALSERLEIDSNLKSNASALRYFEHCWSGELSATVVSFLNHPDIYPGTYKSACRFLVAVDFVAAKSMLASQLLRIPLQQGGELSALQRAVIFCAAFRTRGQLWGQAVLHFQSLENARTIFEENADAFGSWHMRRDTKNELLQGLGVDELEQLYILLATISPESESGINKRFLTGGDTLGEVRALVERTYAALPAPEGRSKKVMAQLSQSLRESFAFSKGSALISNAESEFKPVPPATLLKLVRLSDARLIRCEEDLVDFCVEQIKRFEHDSIELRQDYFWNKNGTERHETDLSKALTGWFQRGRELIANCEAQAVHITGDRTDIKVELPHIRPVIIEVKKAHNPSVETDIQTQLVDRYLPQHQTSFGLYVVGWFGHKSSFLGGETPKQDEKVLQKLVKKLKGPADLQVRAMVLDCRRRLSAPKDSKGRMTASKKGRSRNAAPKG; encoded by the coding sequence ATGCCTGCGTCCAACGAACTCCCCATACCGCGCTATTTCTCTGCCACAGTTGGCAGTAGCAAGGGGCGAGTTGGGTGGACTCGACTTTGGTCCCCGTTTGGGACGCCCATCAGCCTTGAAAACTTGGGGCAATTGGATGGCAGCCAGCGCGGCGGGTTTCTGGCCACTCCAGATAGCGAGATCAATCCCAACTGCAGATCCCTGGACGAGCTGAGTCGACAGCATCGTGCACTGATTCTCTGTGGCGCTCCAGGTGCCGGCAAATCCGTCGAAATCTACGCCTATTGCCAGAGGTTGATAGAAGATGAATCGGTATGCCTGCTCGCCTACGGTGCGGATGCGATCGATGACAGCGGGGCGTTACGTGAAATTAGTACTGGACATCCTGAATGGGAAAAGGCCCAACAGGAGGGGCGAAAAATCGTATTGGTGATTGATGGTTTCGATCAGATTCGCTTTCCATCCGGTAAACCATTGGCTGTGCTCTCTCGTTTACTTGGGAGCTGCGATCTAGCAAACGTGAGGTTGATCCTCGGGTGCCGTACTTCCGATTGGGACAGCTCGCTCGGGGAGTCCCTGTTGGCCCGATGGGGGCAGTCGTTGGGGGAAGGCGTATTTGAGATTTGTCCCCTCCAGCGTAGCGACGTAAGTGAGGCCGCTGCGTCGATAGGCATAGAGAATCCAAAGGAATTCCTTGATGCCATACAGGAGATGCGAGCGGAGGTGCATGCGCAATGGCCACTAACATTGGAACCGCTCCTTCATCGGCATGCCAATGGACTTGAATTGTCCGTTTCAGCCAAGGAACTCTACAATGACTCTGTAACCAGATTACTCGACTCGGCGAGGGACGAACAATCTGACTCTTTATTGTCGGCGACAACGACCCGCCAGATCGCCCGACGCATCGCTGCTCTTCAGGTTTTCAAGCAAAGTCAGTCGATTCAATTGTCGGTCGATCTTCCGAGTCGCGACGAGCTTACATCCAGTGACATCATTGGGCCTGAAGGTGAGCAGATGGAATGGTCAGCCACAACAGGGGCACCATCCGAATTGAACCTGCGGCAGATCAAGCATGTAGTTGGAACGGGACTCTTCACGGCACATGGTGTGAAGAACCGCGGATTCGTTCATCAAGCGTATGCGGAATTTCTTGCGGCAGAGTATGTCAAGGGGTTGAGCGTAACTGCCCTGAAGGAGATTCTTACGGTCCATGTCGATTGGCGGGAAGCTGTTCCTCCGCAACTGACTGAAACCGCAGCATGGGCTTCTGTGATGAATGAGGAGTGGTTTCAGTGGTTGTTGAGCCACTATCCTCAAATACTCCTCCGTGCAGACGGGACCCAGCTTTCGACCACACAAAAGGGTGAGCTGCTGCAACGTTTGTTGGCCAGAGTTTCATCCTACGATGCTCTCCCTTTTCGCGAGATCGACCGTTTGACGCCGTCCTTCGCCTTTCCTGGGATGGCGTCCCGTCTTTCGGAGGTGATTAGAGATGCCAGCGCGGATTCATCGGCAAGGCGATTTGCCATACAAGTAGCAGAGAGGTGCCGCTTACTTGAGGTGGAGCCGGCACTATGGGAACTCCTTGAACGGGGGGGGGACGAAACATTGAGGAGGGATGTCTGTCGTGCGCTTCATGTTTTGTTGCCATTGCGCGACGATCTCGACCCGGACACTCAGGAGAGGCTTGTCCGCCTGGTACGGAAAGAGATGGGCCCCGATGATTTGGACGACCTGAAAGGTCTGGCGCTTGAGCATTTGGTGCCGAAGTACCGCGAGGTTTCTGATGTTGCCGAATGGCTCACTCCGCCCGTTTTTGACAACTATACGAGCTCATACATACGGTTTCTTCGAGACAAGCTACCTAACATCTTGTCTCGAAGTGATGTCCCGGTATTGCTGTCTAGGCTTGCAGCAAATCGTTGGTGTTCTTCAAGGTCAGGGCACTGGAAGCTAGCGAAGGCAGTTGTTTTCGAGGCGATGAACCAGTTGCATGAAGTTGCAACCAGGCAAGCTATGATCGCCCTGATCGAAAGCTGTGTTCTGCATTCCATCAGACTGCCTTTCTCCGATTCTTCATGGCAAGAAGAGGAGGAGAGCCCTGACGAACAGTGGCAAATGCGAGTTGACCTTCTTCACCTATATTTGAATGAAGGTCCAGGTTCTGTCGAGGATGTGTGGAGTGTGAAGGAGATGCTGGGGCTTCGTCATGTTCCTCTGAGGCTGCTCCTTGATGAGTTTGAGGCGGCACCAATGACAAGTCGTCCGCACTGGGCGGAGTGCATTCGGCTTTCAATCTTCAATGAAGAAGATCGAAAGTCGGTCTTGCCACGCCTCCTGGAAGTGTACGTGAGCAATTCAGAGCTTCGAGATGCACTGTTGCCATGTCGCCCGGGTCTGAATATTCATGAAACGCTTGTAGCTTATCGCGAAGAGCAATCGGCCAAGCAGAAGGAATTTTCCCGAGAAACTGTGGATTCCGCTACAGACGAAATCACCGCGGATCGAATAAGGCTGGCCATAGGTGAGCTAAGTGACGGTGATTTCCGTCATATGCTTGACGTGCTGCACTGGGTCCACGGATCTGATGCGGGGCTGTTTGAAGACGCTGTGAACTCACAACGCTGGGACGTCCTGCTCAATGATGAGCAACGGCTCGTGCGTGATGCAGCCAGAACATGGCTTGCGGCTTCAACCGATCCAAAAGGAAAAGATAGTGTGTGGCGAAACACAGATGACAGCTATGCGGCATGTCTATCTTTCGGGCTGCTGGCAGACGAGTTGGAAGGAGATAGTCACCTCGCACGACATGCGGCGCTAAATTGGACTCGTGCTTTCATCCTGCAGCCAAGGAACAGTACGCCTGGAGATGTGAAGATTGCAGCGACTTTGCTTAAGTTCAATTCCAGCGGGGTGGTGAGTGCGCTATCAGAACGCCTTGAGATCGATAGCAATTTGAAAAGCAATGCCAGCGCATTGCGATACTTTGAGCATTGTTGGAGTGGTGAGCTTTCGGCAACAGTAGTTTCCTTTCTCAATCACCCTGACATCTATCCAGGAACCTATAAGTCGGCCTGCCGGTTTTTGGTGGCCGTGGATTTTGTCGCTGCAAAATCCATGTTGGCCTCGCAGCTTCTCAGAATTCCCTTGCAGCAGGGGGGCGAGCTATCTGCATTGCAAAGAGCAGTCATTTTCTGTGCTGCCTTTCGCACCCGTGGGCAGCTTTGGGGGCAGGCGGTCTTGCATTTTCAATCGTTGGAAAATGCTCGCACGATTTTTGAGGAAAATGCTGATGCGTTCGGCTCGTGGCATATGCGCAGGGATACAAAGAATGAACTGCTCCAGGGGCTAGGAGTGGACGAGTTGGAGCAGCTTTATATTTTGTTGGCGACGATTTCACCGGAATCTGAATCGGGAATCAACAAGCGATTCCTAACTGGTGGAGATACGTTGGGGGAAGTGCGTGCTCTTGTTGAGCGTACATACGCGGCATTGCCGGCTCCGGAGGGTAGGTCCAAAAAAGTCATGGCTCAATTGTCGCAATCACTGCGGGAATCATTCGCGTTCAGCAAAGGTTCAGCGTTGATTTCTAATGCGGAATCCGAATTCAAGCCTGTTCCCCCAGCGACTTTGCTCAAACTGGTCCGTCTCTCTGACGCCAGACTGATCCGGTGTGAGGAAGATCTCGTGGACTTCTGCGTCGAGCAGATCAAACGCTTTGAGCATGATTCAATTGAGCTCCGACAAGATTACTTTTGGAATAAAAATGGCACGGAGAGGCATGAAACCGATCTTTCGAAGGCGCTGACTGGGTGGTTCCAACGAGGTCGTGAGCTGATCGCAAATTGCGAAGCGCAAGCGGTTCACATCACCGGGGACCGCACTGACATCAAAGTGGAACTCCCGCACATCAGACCTGTGATCATCGAAGTCAAAAAGGCGCACAATCCTAGCGTTGAAACTGACATCCAGACGCAGCTTGTTGACCGCTACTTGCCTCAACACCAAACATCCTTCGGGCTCTACGTCGTTGGATGGTTTGGTCACAAGTCCAGTTTCCTGGGTGGTGAAACCCCAAAACAGGACGAAAAGGTTCTTCAAAAGTTGGTGAAGAAACTAAAGGGCCCGGCCGACCTCCAAGTTCGGGCGATGGTCTTGGATTGCCGGAGAAGGCTGTCTGCTCCCAAAGATTCAAAGGGTCGCATGACTGCTTCAAAGAAGGGGAGATCCAGGAATGCCGCCCCGAAGGGGTGA
- a CDS encoding DUF2721 domain-containing protein, with protein MTLTTPVLIFPAISLLLLAYTNRFHGLASVVRALHANYKTSADPIYLKQIHNLRYRIKLIRDMQFFGVLSILICTVCMLLLFFGYDTAGKILFGLSLLTMITSLVLSLIEIQMSVGALDHQLKDLENGCEE; from the coding sequence ATGACACTCACCACCCCCGTCCTCATCTTCCCGGCCATCTCCCTCCTCCTGCTGGCCTACACCAACCGGTTCCACGGCCTCGCCAGCGTGGTGCGGGCTCTGCACGCCAATTACAAGACGTCTGCAGACCCCATCTACCTCAAGCAGATCCACAACCTGCGTTACCGGATCAAGCTCATCCGTGACATGCAGTTCTTCGGCGTCCTCAGCATTCTGATTTGCACGGTATGCATGCTCCTCCTCTTCTTTGGCTATGACACCGCAGGCAAGATCCTCTTTGGACTCAGTCTGCTGACCATGATCACCTCCCTTGTCCTCTCTTTGATTGAAATCCAGATGTCCGTGGGGGCACTGGATCACCAGTTGAAGGATCTGGAGAATGGATGTGAGGAGTGA
- a CDS encoding ATP-binding protein, which yields MAPRIKALLLSTRLLLFTLIALVLAVAAAGTGFVWHELDSARSAQRTYLLGLAFTGAAELKRSLGAEASTNIPEQIPWEAEENLRQELMDLQGPHSLTSLGTFAEVVRYLPEVAAKENRFGTSSKFTLSGSEQLASPEDAEVGVMEALTLVSAGLPYAASSRFISNSKGNIAPAEWIVAAAPINRADGTLMGTMVVEQPMYNVRHLLSSPKLLAVLSIAGGAGLLPGLFFSLYMGRRLGKRVRDITEGLLALRQGLLTHRLPQKGIDEIAEALQVFNETVEHLQIEEERKQKVISDSLAAKRQAESGMAAKADFLANMSHEIRTPMNGIIGTTSLLLDSPLDNEQMELVRMIRTSGESLLHLINDILDFSKLESARMVLERLPVSLERLFHETMGIFAFKAAEKGVELNYHVSENIPRHITGDFQRLKQVLVNLVANAVKFTERGEILVVAQPIVRKLPDGSEYTLLQVSVRDTGIGIAKDKLPLLFQAFTQADTSTTRKYGGTGLGLAICRKLCRLMGGEISVTSELGGGSNFFFEVPMSAAQDDAEALEEETRWVHTLRGRQVLVLSQNQTTASILTHSCRLFGMTAQARALDPGANVEDLLNGAPPLIILDLVTPVRHLVEKIANRACSLNIATLGLVSLGHEQVKQTLQSATGPRSLFIHKPAGRRELLKALAQVTGIDVKPSVLNLPESPAAPERQTFAQDHPARILLVEDQPMNQKLAKMMLNKLGYLNVDIAENGREAVDMVVDATYDLVFMDLQMPILGGEDATREIRANFHVKHQPVIVAMTGHTLSGVKESCMEAGMNGFLCKPVSLEDLRNAISGNLNSGMALRS from the coding sequence ATGGCCCCCCGTATCAAAGCACTGCTGCTGAGCACAAGGTTGTTGTTGTTCACCTTGATCGCTCTCGTTCTGGCGGTTGCAGCAGCAGGGACCGGCTTTGTGTGGCATGAGCTGGACTCCGCCCGCTCCGCCCAACGCACCTATCTGCTTGGTCTTGCGTTCACGGGCGCTGCGGAGCTCAAGCGGTCACTTGGCGCAGAAGCCTCCACCAACATACCAGAACAAATCCCCTGGGAGGCTGAAGAAAACCTCCGCCAGGAGCTGATGGACCTCCAGGGCCCACATTCGCTGACGAGCCTGGGCACTTTTGCTGAAGTGGTACGTTACCTCCCGGAGGTGGCCGCCAAGGAGAACCGCTTCGGCACCTCTTCCAAATTCACGCTGTCTGGCTCGGAGCAACTGGCCTCACCTGAAGACGCTGAGGTCGGCGTGATGGAAGCCCTCACGTTGGTCTCGGCAGGCCTGCCCTATGCGGCCTCCTCCCGGTTCATCAGCAACAGCAAAGGCAACATCGCCCCGGCAGAGTGGATCGTGGCCGCAGCCCCCATCAACCGCGCGGACGGTACTTTGATGGGCACCATGGTGGTGGAGCAGCCCATGTACAATGTGAGGCACCTGCTCTCCTCCCCCAAACTGCTGGCCGTACTCTCCATTGCAGGTGGCGCAGGTCTGCTCCCCGGTCTCTTCTTTTCACTCTACATGGGGCGTCGGCTGGGCAAGCGGGTGCGGGACATCACGGAAGGCCTGCTCGCCCTGCGCCAGGGTCTGCTGACCCATCGCCTCCCTCAAAAGGGGATTGATGAAATCGCCGAGGCCCTCCAGGTCTTCAATGAAACGGTGGAGCACCTTCAGATTGAGGAGGAGCGCAAGCAGAAGGTCATCAGCGACTCCCTCGCCGCGAAGCGACAGGCGGAGTCCGGCATGGCCGCCAAGGCGGACTTCCTGGCCAACATGAGCCACGAGATCCGCACGCCGATGAACGGCATCATCGGCACCACCTCCCTGCTGCTGGACTCCCCGCTGGACAACGAGCAGATGGAACTGGTGCGCATGATCCGCACCAGTGGCGAGAGCCTGCTGCACCTCATCAATGACATCCTGGACTTCTCCAAGCTGGAATCCGCCCGGATGGTGCTGGAGCGCCTGCCGGTGAGCCTGGAGCGGTTGTTTCATGAGACCATGGGCATCTTTGCCTTCAAGGCGGCGGAGAAGGGCGTCGAGCTCAACTACCACGTCAGCGAGAACATCCCCCGCCATATCACGGGTGACTTCCAGCGCCTGAAACAGGTGCTGGTGAATCTGGTCGCCAACGCCGTCAAGTTCACTGAGCGCGGCGAGATTCTCGTGGTGGCCCAGCCGATCGTGCGCAAGCTGCCGGACGGCAGCGAGTACACGCTGCTACAGGTGTCTGTACGGGACACCGGCATCGGCATTGCCAAGGACAAGCTTCCCCTGCTCTTCCAGGCATTCACCCAGGCAGACACCTCTACGACCCGCAAGTACGGCGGCACCGGTCTCGGCCTCGCCATCTGCCGGAAGCTCTGCCGCCTCATGGGCGGGGAAATCAGCGTCACCAGCGAGTTGGGCGGTGGTTCCAACTTTTTCTTCGAAGTGCCCATGTCAGCTGCCCAGGATGATGCCGAGGCGCTTGAGGAGGAAACCCGCTGGGTTCACACCCTGCGCGGCCGCCAGGTGCTTGTTCTTTCCCAAAACCAGACCACGGCCAGCATCCTCACCCATAGCTGCCGCCTCTTTGGCATGACCGCCCAGGCCCGTGCGCTGGATCCGGGAGCCAATGTCGAGGATCTCCTCAATGGAGCTCCACCGTTGATCATCCTGGACCTTGTCACCCCGGTTCGTCACCTGGTGGAGAAAATCGCCAACCGCGCCTGCTCCCTGAACATCGCCACTCTTGGCCTGGTGTCCCTGGGGCATGAGCAGGTGAAGCAGACGCTCCAGTCTGCCACGGGTCCCCGCTCCCTGTTCATCCACAAACCGGCAGGCCGTCGGGAGCTCCTCAAGGCCCTGGCCCAAGTCACAGGCATCGACGTCAAGCCTTCCGTGTTGAATCTCCCGGAAAGCCCCGCCGCGCCCGAGCGCCAGACTTTTGCCCAAGATCATCCCGCCCGCATCCTGCTGGTGGAAGACCAGCCCATGAACCAGAAGCTGGCCAAGATGATGCTCAACAAGCTGGGCTATCTGAACGTGGACATCGCCGAGAACGGGCGCGAAGCCGTGGACATGGTGGTGGACGCCACCTACGACCTGGTCTTCATGGATCTCCAGATGCCCATCTTGGGCGGCGAGGATGCCACCCGGGAGATCCGGGCGAACTTCCATGTGAAACACCAGCCGGTGATCGTGGCGATGACGGGGCACACCCTGAGCGGGGTGAAGGAGTCCTGCATGGAAGCTGGAATGAACGGCTTCCTCTGCAAGCCGGTGAGCCTGGAGGACCTGCGCAACGCCATCTCCGGGAATCTCAACAGCGGCATGGCCCTGCGGAGCTGA
- a CDS encoding response regulator → MNLANSPSNDAESAVSLPAFRGRILLVDDEPVLRALASTILTSHKWEVLSASSAEEASQILKYCVLHHSRVDLIILDLVLPGGMSGMEALEALRNIQPGTPVIACSGFFVDEESMTSCRQMGFDDVLPKPYTPRMLADMVNRILPNAVAYHASIQ, encoded by the coding sequence ATGAACCTTGCCAACTCCCCATCCAACGACGCTGAAAGCGCCGTTTCCCTTCCTGCGTTCAGAGGACGGATCCTTCTGGTGGACGATGAACCCGTGCTGCGAGCGCTCGCCAGCACGATACTGACTTCCCACAAGTGGGAGGTGCTCAGTGCGAGCAGCGCGGAGGAAGCCTCCCAGATACTCAAATATTGTGTGCTGCACCACTCGAGGGTGGACCTGATCATTCTGGATCTGGTGCTCCCCGGCGGCATGTCCGGCATGGAGGCGCTTGAGGCCCTGCGCAACATCCAGCCCGGCACCCCGGTCATCGCCTGCAGCGGTTTTTTTGTCGATGAGGAAAGCATGACCAGTTGCCGGCAAATGGGTTTTGACGATGTGCTCCCGAAACCGTACACTCCCCGCATGCTGGCCGACATGGTGAACCGCATCCTTCCCAACGCCGTCGCCTACCACGCCAGCATCCAGTAA
- a CDS encoding GspE/PulE family protein has protein sequence MSVVSSPASLRFATGAPAPGPDTIGAKESLVMTIEGVALQHGLVPVNLLRESCPPEAERLLRKLGRMPYTADPWLPVATLGPLLVMAHFNPKATDLWGVPHALAVRVLISKDQYQKTRQDFASRCQQNPIPQENPLEKLEVPRLSEVGLDVAFEWLLKHYPYEPSDATRLRGFHSALREKKTVLSVADFNGLQRNLGVALRYLTTDGKAQVYNAQEAPRQQLFPHHLLERFNVYPLYAGRHCVYLLSETPDNYAFEDEWLSLGNEAGKIIPVLADPAAIREAIARAAANFDPNSVAKVEETHLAEREESDVVEISAEDMGRVNPQNPNHSAEELMHWALFTSIRCRASDLHIEKFHNVTRFRARIDGNLKVILTAPEELLSRFVALVKNYSNMSQTRQEAQDGRFAMRIGRRRLDVRVAAVPTRREFQKVIMRFLDKQDGVRHLSDFNLSQRQQDIFTRVMRRDQGLVLVTGPTGSGKTTTLYALLNSVNEESVNIQTIEDPIEYEVEGINQTQTNPVYGLDFANGLRALLRADPDIILIGESRDTETAQAAVNASLTGHLVLTTLHANDSLRAVSRLLSMGVEKYLLADSLALSQAQRLVRKLCGYCKRPVAASREIQEHLFKQGAITHALTQPVYESVGCDECHGTGYSGRLALMELCEINDEIRDLIEAAAPLSSLRTAALTHGFRTLYQEGLLQFLAGNTTMDEIRCLSYTAI, from the coding sequence ATGTCTGTTGTTTCCTCACCTGCATCCCTCCGCTTCGCCACCGGGGCACCCGCCCCGGGCCCAGACACGATAGGGGCGAAAGAGTCGCTGGTGATGACGATAGAAGGGGTGGCCCTCCAGCATGGGCTGGTGCCGGTCAATCTCCTGCGGGAAAGCTGCCCGCCTGAGGCCGAGCGCCTTCTGAGGAAGCTCGGGCGGATGCCTTACACGGCCGATCCCTGGCTGCCGGTGGCCACCCTGGGCCCGCTGCTGGTCATGGCGCACTTCAATCCGAAGGCCACAGACCTGTGGGGGGTGCCACACGCTCTGGCAGTGCGGGTGCTGATCTCCAAGGATCAGTACCAGAAGACGAGACAGGACTTTGCCAGCCGTTGCCAGCAGAATCCCATCCCGCAGGAAAATCCCCTGGAGAAGCTGGAAGTGCCCCGTTTGAGCGAAGTGGGGCTGGATGTTGCATTTGAGTGGCTTCTAAAACACTACCCCTACGAGCCCTCGGACGCGACCCGGTTGCGCGGCTTTCATTCTGCTTTGCGGGAGAAGAAGACCGTCCTGAGTGTGGCCGACTTCAACGGACTGCAACGCAATCTGGGGGTGGCCCTGCGCTACCTCACCACGGATGGGAAAGCACAGGTGTACAACGCCCAGGAGGCCCCGCGACAGCAGCTCTTCCCGCACCATCTGCTGGAGCGCTTCAATGTCTATCCACTGTATGCGGGCCGGCATTGCGTCTATCTGCTCAGCGAGACACCGGACAACTATGCCTTCGAGGACGAATGGCTCTCTCTGGGCAACGAGGCGGGCAAGATCATCCCTGTGCTGGCGGATCCAGCAGCCATCAGGGAGGCCATCGCACGCGCCGCCGCCAACTTCGATCCCAACTCGGTGGCGAAGGTCGAGGAAACTCACCTGGCTGAGCGGGAGGAAAGTGATGTGGTGGAGATCAGCGCGGAGGACATGGGGCGGGTGAATCCCCAGAACCCCAACCACTCTGCCGAGGAACTGATGCACTGGGCCCTGTTTACCTCGATCCGGTGCCGCGCCAGCGACCTCCACATTGAGAAGTTTCACAACGTGACACGCTTCCGGGCGCGCATCGACGGCAATCTGAAGGTCATCCTGACGGCACCAGAAGAGCTGCTCTCGCGGTTCGTCGCACTGGTGAAGAACTACTCCAACATGAGCCAGACGCGCCAGGAGGCGCAGGATGGCCGCTTTGCCATGCGCATCGGCCGGCGCAGGCTGGACGTTCGCGTGGCCGCCGTGCCGACGCGCCGGGAGTTTCAGAAGGTGATCATGCGCTTTCTGGACAAGCAGGACGGCGTGCGCCACCTCAGCGACTTCAACCTCAGCCAGCGCCAGCAGGACATCTTCACCCGCGTGATGCGCCGGGACCAGGGCCTGGTGCTGGTGACCGGCCCCACAGGTTCAGGTAAAACGACCACCCTCTACGCGCTGCTCAACAGCGTTAACGAGGAGAGCGTGAACATTCAGACCATTGAGGACCCCATCGAATACGAGGTGGAGGGCATCAACCAGACACAGACCAACCCTGTGTACGGGCTGGATTTTGCCAACGGCCTGCGAGCCCTCCTGCGGGCCGACCCTGACATCATTCTGATCGGGGAATCTCGTGACACTGAGACCGCCCAGGCAGCGGTGAACGCCTCCCTCACGGGTCACCTGGTGCTGACCACCCTGCATGCCAACGACTCCCTGAGAGCCGTTTCCCGTCTGCTTTCCATGGGCGTTGAGAAGTACCTCCTCGCAGATTCCCTGGCGCTCAGCCAGGCCCAACGTCTGGTGCGGAAACTTTGCGGCTACTGCAAAAGGCCGGTGGCCGCCTCGCGTGAGATACAGGAGCATCTCTTCAAGCAAGGTGCGATCACCCACGCCCTCACCCAGCCGGTGTACGAGAGTGTGGGCTGTGATGAGTGTCACGGCACAGGCTACAGCGGCCGGCTCGCCCTCATGGAGCTCTGTGAGATCAACGATGAAATTCGTGATCTCATTGAAGCCGCAGCCCCCCTCTCAAGTTTGAGGACGGCCGCTCTTACTCATGGCTTCCGGACCCTTTATCAAGAGGGGCTGTTGCAGTTCCTTGCTGGCAACACGACAATGGACGAGATCCGCTGTCTTTCCTATACTGCCATCTGA
- a CDS encoding prepilin-type N-terminal cleavage/methylation domain-containing protein gives MKGTHAMTGSHRKPAGISIVEIIVVIAVISVIAAIAIPRFSDMTTSAHAAVAKNALETLNTAVHRFNMSNYELLFTGVAPSGQDEMLILRTMQYRDPENPKPGSPYMRNDWNPGISSSMDDYRLMWTGTLYKLLPPGASGTGLKVAFDGSDLGTPFSFPPNFTMAGK, from the coding sequence ATGAAGGGAACCCATGCCATGACAGGCTCGCACCGGAAGCCGGCGGGCATCTCCATCGTGGAGATCATCGTCGTCATTGCCGTGATCTCAGTGATTGCTGCGATTGCGATCCCCAGATTCAGCGACATGACCACCAGTGCGCATGCTGCGGTTGCGAAGAACGCGCTGGAGACGCTGAATACAGCCGTGCACCGGTTCAACATGAGCAACTACGAACTGCTCTTCACCGGCGTGGCCCCCTCCGGTCAGGATGAAATGCTCATTCTGCGCACCATGCAGTACCGCGACCCTGAGAATCCCAAGCCCGGGTCGCCCTACATGAGAAATGATTGGAATCCCGGCATCTCCAGCAGCATGGATGACTACCGCTTGATGTGGACTGGCACCCTGTACAAACTTCTTCCTCCTGGCGCGTCCGGCACCGGCCTGAAAGTGGCATTTGACGGCTCTGACCTCGGCACGCCGTTCAGCTTTCCTCCCAACTTTACGATGGCAGGAAAGTAG